GCGCGTCTAGCGGCGGATGACGGAAAATCTGGATGCGTTGGAATCACGACGACGAGACAAACACGATGGTGACGGATGTGACAAACCAAAGCATCGGGAGAGGATCAAAAAATGAGGCTAAAGAACACTGctggaggagaagaaagaaaggggCTATAAACAAATttacatgaaaaaaaaagaatatatgTTCTTGATACCATGTTTGAAACAAAAGAGTAATTTGAAAGAGTGTATTATATATTCACGTTGTGTGTAAAAATACAATATACAAGAGGTATATATAGGTGCTAGAAGAATCAGAGTACGTAATAAAAACATAGAATCctataattaatatacagatatgttatataaatataaatgatactaattgatctaaattaattctaattattctctaacataaatataatttaaattaataatttaattcaatccaatacaaataaatatactcgtcttattatatttataattataaatttttaaaaattagtaataCAAAATTCTTAATTAACTATATGATTACAATAATACGAGTATGTTTATTTGTATTGAATTAAATtaagtttgttaattttaattatatttattcaaaatttaaattcaaaattttgtaatttttaaattttaaattatttaaataaaattagataaaataaaatgaatacaTTTATCTCGGGGTAAAAAACGTAAATAAGCCAAGGGAGCTGAGAAAATACGCAAATCCACCAAACTGAAAATTGCTTCACGAATGAGCCAAAGCACATTTCTATGTAGTTCGAACCAAATTGGTTCGAACTCACTTtccatgtaattcgaaccaaataggttcgaattacacattGTAACCCATATcaacataattcgaaccaatttGGTTCGAACTCTAACTccataattcgaaccaattaGGTTTGAATTACACACATTAAGTAATttgaaccagcttggttcgattTACACAGATCATATTTCGTACTAGGCTGGTTCAAATTAGTGAGGACCAGACCTGTATATATATGGTGTGAACGTGAGTTGCTATCATTAGAGGGGAGGTAagatggctagtgaggagagtttCGTGGTGTTGGTTCACCACAGAGGATCTATTAAGAGGAAAATTCGTTCCGGTGTGAAGTTCACTGATAAGGATCCTCTCTGTATTATCGTCAGGCCTACGACGAGGTATGAGGACCTTGTTAGCTCTGTACTGCTAAAACTTGGTCTAGAAGGTGTGAAACGGGTTAAGAagtttttttatcaaattccaATCACGGTGCTCCAAGAAACTGTGAAGTACGATTGTTTCACAATCGGGAGTGATGAGGACTTGCAGGTCATGTTTCATTGTCGCCGGCAGTTTCCAGAGGTGAGGACACCAGAACTTTTAGCAAAGTTGGTTGACGCGGTGTCCAGCTCGGGGGTTCGAACCGAAATACCACCACTTTAGCCACGGTAGCCGGTTCTAGCTCCAGACCAGCCGTTGCATCTTCCTCCGTCCCTGCGTACGAGCCACCCGTCCAACCTGTTGCCTCCCCTTCATTCGCTGTTGATCTCAACGGCAGTGTAGGTGACGAGGTCGGAGAAGGGGAATATCTGCGGACCTCTTTACAGTGTGCTGTACCGGCTTGGGTTGGAGATGGATTCTTGGATGATCCAGAGGACGATGATGTCGAGCCGGATATGATTGCTGATGACAGTGGCGATGATGTTGGAGCAAGTGAGCCTGCTGGGGCGGGCGGTGGTTCTAGCTCTGGCACGCAGCAGTACCCTCCACATTTTCCTCTTTGGACTTGGATGCCATGAGGCAGGAGGGGGTTCCTAGGCAGTCGGCTGGATTTGGCGCTAGAGATGCTGAAGGGTCTGCAGGTCTGACAGAGTTTCAGGTTGGTCAGCAATTTCCGGATAAAGAAGAGGCCCTCTTAAGTGTCAAGACTTACAGCATCCGTCGAGGGGTACAGTACAAGGTCGTGGAGTCTGACTATCGTCGGTATGTAGGCAAGTGTTCTGAGTTCGGCAATGGGTGCACATGGTTGATTCGGCTTAGTCTCCGACAGCGAAAGGGAGTTTGGGAGGTCAAACGTTACAACGGACCGCATACTTGTCTCGCCACCTCCATTTCCAGCGA
Above is a genomic segment from Arachis stenosperma cultivar V10309 chromosome 1, arast.V10309.gnm1.PFL2, whole genome shotgun sequence containing:
- the LOC130977552 gene encoding uncharacterized protein LOC130977552, with amino-acid sequence MASEESFVVLVHHRGSIKRKIRSGVKFTDKDPLCIIVRPTTRYEDLVSSVLLKLGLEGVKRVKKFFYQIPITVLQETVKYDCFTIGSDEDLQVMFHCRRQFPELGGSNRNTTTLATVAGSSSRPAVASSSVPAYEPPVQPVASPSFAVDLNGSVGDEVGEGEYLRTSLQCAVPAWVGDGFLDDPEDDDVEPDMIADDSGDDVGASEPAGAGGGSSSGTQQYPPHFPLWTWMP